The Elaeis guineensis isolate ETL-2024a chromosome 13, EG11, whole genome shotgun sequence genome includes a region encoding these proteins:
- the LOC105032462 gene encoding F-box protein At1g55000, with translation MGCCGEDEDDLLRTLVSPIPNPNPETLEISTAAGPSSDEVLSPMNSNFSALVSRDLLRAILEILPPADLARAACVCRLWRAVASEREMLEGAFRAPWKVKQVLGEPSSPAFWRHPALDRFAISHRLRRGDTVASLALKYSVQVMDVKRLNNMMSDHGIYSRERLLVPISKPELLHNSTCYIELDVHAKREVAVLYLEGGPDQKAGYLGNRAITDRARRTILDSVKRSMQVDDGTAEYYLSVSDGDPRAAMLQFSEDLRWEQRMRGL, from the exons ATGGGATGCTGCGGAGAAGACGAGGACGACCTCCTCCGGACCCTCGTCTCCCCAATCCCTAACCCTAACCCCGAAACCTTAGAGATTTCTACCGCTGCCGGCCCCTCCTCCGACGAGGTGCTCTCCCCGATGAATTCCAACTTCTCCGCCCTCGTCTCCCGGGACCTCCTCCGGGCGATCCTGGAGATCTTGCCGCCGGCGGACCTGGCCCGGGCGGCGTGCGTCTGCCGGCTGTGGAGGGCGGTGGCGTCGGAGCGGGAGATGCTGGAGGGGGCCTTCCGGGCGCCGTGGAAGGTGAAGCAGGTGCTCGGGGAGCCCTCCTCGCCAGCCTTCTGGCGCCATCCCGCCCTCGATCGCTTCGCCATCTCCCACCGCCTCCGCCGCGGCGACACCGTCGCCAGCCTCGCTCTAAAGTACTCTGTCCAG GTAATGGACGTCAAGCGTTTGAACAATATGATGAGCGACCATGGAATATACTCCAGAGAGAGGCTTCTGGTCCCCATTAGCAAACCGGAGCTTCTTCACAACAGCACCTGCTACATTGAGTTGGATGTGCACGCAAAAAGAGAAGTTGCAGTATTGTATTTGGAGGGTGGTCCTGACCAGAAAGCTGGTTATCTGGGGAACCGGGCTATTACAGACAGAGCCAGAAGGACAATACTCGACTCAGTGAAGCGAAGTATGCAAGTGGATGATGGAACTGCAGAATACTATTTGTCTGTTTCAGATGGTGATCCAAGGGCTGCTATGTTGCAATTCTCTGAGGATCTGAGGTGGGAGCAGCGGATGAGAGGCCTTTAG
- the LOC105032461 gene encoding vacuole membrane protein KMS1 translates to MGSGQAAAAATQSSEDFETSISELREKHRMDLENLTLTTQPVKTLQLFIFATVQYLRQSLLYIVAKGGWIMVFMVLVAAFGLLLVTVDGPHEKHIQEFLRYSRFVLWWVALGVASSIGLGSGLHTFVLYLGPHIALFTIKAMNCGRVDLKTAPYDTIQLKSGPSWLEKDCSEFGPSLYHPLPGSLVRVPISSILPQVQLEAVLWGLGTALGELPPYFISRAARLSGRKVDAIDELDAASSKEDRFISASLKQIKHWLLSHSQHLNFFIILILASVPNPLFDLAGIMCGQFGVPFWKFFLATFTGKAIIKTHIQTTFIIAMCNNQLLELVENELIWVLGLVPGFSSVLPNIVAKLHMIQGKYLSPPVPSPAMSDKMAKRWNLSFSLIWNTLIWLMLINFFVKIVTATAQGYLKKQQDLELTKKLSASKSKTEPST, encoded by the exons AACTTCGTGAGAAGCATCGAATGGATCTAGAAAATCTGACATTGACAACCCAGCCTGTAAAGACTTTACAGCTTTTTATTTTCGCTACTGTGCAATATCTTAGGCAATCACTTCTATATATTGTTGCAAAAGGTGGTTGGATTATGGTCTTCATGGTCCTGGTAGCAGCATTTGGGCTGCTACTTGTGACTGTTGATGGGCCTCATGAAAAG CACATTCAGGAGTTCCTTCGCTATTCCAGATTTGTCTTGTGGTGGGTGGCTCTTGGGGTGGCATCATCAATCGGTCTGG GATCTGGCTTGCACACATTTGTTCTGTATCTGGGGCCTCATATTGCTCTTTTTACCATAAAAGCAATGAATTGTGGTCGAGTTGATCTGAAAACTGCTCCATATGATACCATACAGTTGAAAAGTGGACCTTCATGGCTTGAAAAAGATTGTTCAGAGTTTGGACCTTCATTATATCATCCACTACCTGGTTCACTAGTCAGGGTTCCTATCAGCAGCATACTCCCTCAGGTTCAGCTAGAGGCCGTTCTCTGGGGTTTGGGAACTGCACTTGGAGAGCTTCCTCCTTATTTTATATCAAGAGCAG CACGCTTGTCAGGAAGGAAAGTGGATGCTATTGATGAATTGGATGCTGCTTCTTCAAAGGAAGATAGATTTATATCAGCTTCCCTGAAACAAATAAAACATTGGCTCCTGTCACACTCACAGCATCTtaacttttttataatattaatacTCGCTTCG GTGCCAAACCCACTATTTGATCTCGCTGGTATCATGTGTGGACAATTTGGAGTCCCATTTTGGAAGTTCTTTCTTGCAACCTTTACTGGGAAGGCAATAATTAAGACTCACATACAG ACAACTTTTATCATTGCTATGTGCAATAATCAACTTTTGGAATTGGTGGAAAATGAGTTAATTTGGGTTCTTGGTCTCGTCCCTGGCTTTTCTTCTGTGTTGCCCAACATAGTTGCAAAATTGCACATGATTCAGGGCAAGTATTTATCACCTCCAGTTCCTTCTCCAGCTATGTCAGATAAAATG GCAAAGCGGTGGAACCTATCCTTTTCTTTGATCTGGAATACTCTGATATGGCTTATGCTTATAAATTTCTTTGTTAAGATAGTGACGGCCACGGCACAGGGATATCTGAAGAAACAGCAAGACTTAGAGTTGACTAAGAAGTTGTCAGCATCAAAGTCCAAAACTGAGCCAAGCACGTGA